Proteins encoded within one genomic window of Ostrinia nubilalis chromosome 5, ilOstNubi1.1, whole genome shotgun sequence:
- the LOC135071990 gene encoding caspase-8, whose product MFRSDAQQQQNSSVSINMLNIEMIALIQKEIDPYDMISLVFLLYENPDTALQRLVIYQRVSMDIDGNDTNLLHDWVVHSQSRPTWRNEFLEALTTCQLYSIIRKLGLNVSAVKQFYQNSGNNTLIHPMKKALYKLCEHMNTENIYKLKKTLLTYEIDCTDYESCELIFLDLMCRRFISISKQNARGNSDCGIENLAKIIDNFSDVQSFADELRRIEDIHSDKSKVNDVLFTSTPSASVKDVSKEEDNTKKYANDLSDVFKWFNGLNVDDIPDKELKSDTKLLSNDAYPIKDSKNVGVCLIINQEKFHPSKESITGNVQSNLLGDRLGSTKDKEALKSTMSGLNFEVITYDNINHQEMFEKIKDVVKYRVHDNHSMFMLCILSHGTKGHVYAADSVKVKVEDIESLLDSDEFTKLRHKPKLIILQACQDNNDDPYIPMVADSPRPVYRHYIKKSDFIIYWATAPGYESFRHEEMGSIFIQMLCETLKHYSGTDHVNDLFTRVNYLVKRICVSLKRDQLPKVEHTLMKKLYLQIPEKSQK is encoded by the coding sequence ATGTTTCGATCAGACGCTCAGCAACAGCAGAACAGTTCAGTAAGCATCAATATGCTCAACATTGAAATGATAGCGCTGATACAAAAAGAGATAGATCCCTATGATATGATATCGCTTGTATTCCTGTTGTACGAAAATCCCGATACAGCCCTGCAACGTCTTGTTATTTATCAACGTGTCTCGATGGATATTGACGGGAACGACACGAACCTTTTGCACGACTGGGTAGTTCATTCGCAATCCCGACCCACCTGGCGAAATGAGTTCTTGGAAGCTTTAACTACTTGTCAGCTTTATTCCATCATAAGAAAATTGGGTCTAAATGTATCAGCTGTCAAACAATTTTACCAAAATTCAGGAAATAATACTCTGATACATCCAATGAAAAAGGCACTTTACAAATTATGTGAACATATGAATACAGAAAACATTTATAAACTAAAAAAGACACTACTGACGTATGAAATAGATTGTACAGATTATGAGTCATGTGAGCTAATCTTTTTAGACTTAATGTGTCGAAGATTTATTTCTATTAGTAAGCAAAATGCAAGGGGGAATAGTGATTGTGGAATAGAAAATCTGGCAAAAATTATTGACAACTTTTCTGACGTTCAAAGTTTTGCTGATGAATTGCGAAGAATTGAAGATATTCATTCTGATAAATCAAAAGTAAATGATGTGTTGTTTACTAGTACTCCATCAGCAAGTGTGAAAGATGTATCTAAAGAAGAAGACAATACCAAAAAATATGCCAATGATTTAAGTGATGTCTTTAAATGGTTTAATGGGCTTAATGTGGATGATATACCAGATAAGGAATTAAAATCTGACACAAAGCTTCTTAGTAACGATGCATATCCAATAAAAGATTCCAAAAATGTTGGTGTATGTCTCATAATAAACCAAGAAAAGTTCCATCCTTCAAAAGAAAGTATAACAGGAAATGTTCAAAGCAACCTATTGGGGGACCGACTTGGCTCAACTAAAGATAAAGAAGCTCTTAAAAGTACTATGTCAGGCCTTAACTTTGAAGTAATAACATATGACAATATTAATCATCAGGAAATGTttgagaaaattaaagatgtggTTAAGTACAGAGTCCATGACAACCACAGCATGTTTATGTTATGCATTCTGTCACATGGCACAAAAGGACATGTATATGCAGCTGATTCTGTCAAAGTCAAGGTTGAAGATATAGAAAGTTTACTAGACTCAGATGAATTTACTAAGCTGAGACATAAACCAAAATTAATAATCCTACAAGCATGTCAAGACAATAATGATGATCCATATATCCCCATGGTCGCAGATAGCCCACGACCTGTCTACCGGCACTACATAAAGAAGTCTGATTTCATCATTTACTGGGCAACTGCACCAGGCTATGAATCCTTCAGACATGAAGAGATGGGctcaatttttatacaaatgctTTGTGAAACTTTAAAGCATTACTCTGGAACAGACCATGTTAATGATTTGTTCACTAGAGTCAATTATTTGGTTAAGAGAATATGTGTTAGTCTCAAACGAGACCAGTTACCAAAAGTGGAACATACTCTAATGAAAAAACTGTACTTACAAATTCCTGAAAAAAGTcagaaataa
- the LOC135071991 gene encoding mitochondrial translation release factor in rescue codes for MLKCVTRFRIDTIPLRALKHTIDYSRVPKVNEHELSEQFVRGGGPGGSAVNKNANCVVLTHIPTGTVVKCHISRCQDENRKLAREMLIAKLDEDINGPESVVAQKKRLEEKKSKRNEYKKKKVAQLKSEWKKREGLS; via the exons ATGTTGAAATGTGTGACAAGATTTAGAATAGATACGATACCTCTAAGGGCTCTCAAACATACAATAGATTATTCCCGGGTGCCCAAAGTTAACGAGCATGAGTTATCGGAGCAATTTGTTAGAGGTGGAGGTCCTGGTGGCTCTGCTGTGAATAAAAATGCCAACTGTGTTGTGCTTACACATATACCAACAG GAACAGTAGTGAAGTGCCACATTAGTAGATGTCAAGATGAAAATAGGAAGCTAGCTAGAGAAATGTTAATTGCAAAATTAGATGAAGATATCAATGGCCCAGAAAGTGTTGTAGCCCAGAAGAAGAGGCTAGAAGAAAAGAAGAGCAAAAGGAATGAATATAAAAAGAAGAAAGTGGCACAACTCAAAAGTGAATGGAAAAAACGAGAAGGCTTGTCATAA
- the LOC135071989 gene encoding FGGY carbohydrate kinase domain-containing protein, with the protein MASDILFVGVDVGSGSVRAALVDQKGHVINSSVKELQTWKPKPDYYEQSSTDVWNCCIHVIKDVVADVNPKSIKGIGFDATCSLVALDTNCNPIAVSNSNNDEQNIIMWMDHRAQAEADLINKANHDILKYVGGKVSLEMEIPKLLWLKKHLPQKWSNFGYFFDLPDFLTWKATGSMTRSLCSLVCKWNYECSIDGKQGWNVSYLREIGLEDLAHNDFQKIGNKVLMPGEKCGGLLDDVAKVLGLCAGTPVAASIIDAHAGGLGMIGTNGEGIDKDMSNRLSLICGTSTCHMAVNKNAVMVEGIWGPYFSAMVPNMWLNEAGQSASGMLLDYIISSHPAGIELLKKYSTGDVRSHLRKLLVKMAQAQGLKDVSLLTKDFHVWPDFHGNRSPLADPTMKGMVIGLTINSSEENLALLYLATLQGLSYGTRHIMDALVSAGYDAFKSLLICGGITKDSLFVQTQADAVGLPILKPHEKESVLVGSAILGACASQYFNNVQDAIQNMGGTAEVISPNPALKPYHDKKYRVFLRMFQDQLKYRNIMNS; encoded by the exons ATGGCCAGTGATATATTATTTGTTGGTGTGGATGTGGGCTCTGGTAGTGTTCGTGCTGCCCTTGTAGATCAAAAGGGACATGTGATAAACTCCAGTGTGAAAGAATTGCAAACATGGAAACCAAAACCAGATTACTATGAGCAGTCCTCTACAGATGTTTGGAACTGCTGTATCCATGTAATTAAA GATGTAGTGGCTGATGTGAACCCAAAAAGTATAAAAGGTATTGGATTTGATGCTACATGTTCTTTGGTGGCTTTGGACACAAACTGTAACCCTATCGCAGTAAGTAACTCAAACAATGATGAGCAGAATATCATTATGTGGATGGATCACAGAGCTCAAGCAGAGGCAGACTTGATAAATAAAGCCAATCATGATATTCTCAAGTACGTAGGCGGTAAAGTCAGTTTAGAAATGGAAATACCCAAGCTGCTGTGGTTGAAGAAACATCTCCCtcaaaaatggtcaaatttTGGCTACTTCTTTGATTTACCTGACTTTCTGACATGGAAAGCTACGGGATCAATGACTCGATCTCTTTGCTCTCTTGTGTGCAAATGGAACTATGAATGTTCTATAGATGGCAAACAGGGATGGAATGTGAGTTACCTGCGTGAAATTGGATTAGAAGACCTTGCACATAATGACTTCCAAAAAATTGGAAACAAGGTCTTGATGCCAGGAGAAAAATGTGGCGGTCTGTTAGACGATGTTGCTAAAGTGTTGGGGCTGTGTGCAGGCACTCCTGTAGCAGCTTCCATCATTGATGCTCACGCTGGTGGTCTCGGTATGATAGGCACAAATGGTGAAGGAATTGACAAAGACATGTCCAATAGACTGAGTTTGATATGTGGCACTTCCACATGTCACATGGCTGTGAATAAAAATGCTGTGATGGTTGAAGGTATTTGGGGTCCTTATTTCAGTGCAATGGTGCCGAACATGTGGCTTAATGAAGCCGGACAAAGCGCTTCTGGTATGTTGCTAGACTATATAATATCAAGTCACCCAGCTGGGATTGAGCTATTGAAGAAATACAGTACTGGAGA TGTTCGCAGCCATTTACGGAAGCTGCTTGTGAAAATGGCACAAGCCCAAGGACTGAAAGATGTGAGCTTGTTGACTAAAGATTTCCATGTATGGCCTGATTTTCATGGTAATAGATCACCATTGGCTGACCCTACCATGAAGGGGATGGTAATAGGACTCACTATTAATAGTAGTGAAGAGAATCTGGCATTATTGTATCTAGCCACATTGCAGGGTTTGTCG TATGGCACGAGACACATCATGGACGCCTTAGTGTCGGCTGGTTATGATGCATTTAAGTCACTATTAATATGTGGTGGTATCACAAAGGATTCTCTCTTTGTGCAAACTCAAGCAGATGCAGTTGGATTACCTATTTTGAAACCGCACGAAAAAGAATCTGTGCTGGTTGGTTCAGCTATACTAGGAGCTTGTGCCTCGCAGTACTTTAACAACGTCCAAGATGCTATTCAAAACATGGGTGGTACAGCTGAAGTTATCTCTCCAAATCCTGCTCTGAAACCCTATCATGATAAAAAATATAGGGTCTTCCTAAGGATGTTTCAGGACCAATTAAAATACAGAAATATTATGAACTCATGA
- the LOC135072288 gene encoding catalase-like produces the protein MNGVVTTCVLFFVFVLNYGLCCETGNATLQPVQRKMCEFKIMHPKPIGVLTTTAGRPVEVRETITLNSDIIANEYLLDSMLHFVQEKVPERMVHAKGTAAFGYFEVTHDISKYTKAEVFNGVGKKTPLVVRMSTAIQSLGGPDVSRELKGMAIKFYTKEGNLDLLCLQTPVYLYNDPLFFQSQVHAFKRNPATNVFDRTTIWDFLTKRPSAFNTFFWTQSDFGIPSSYRNMDAFPIHTYEVNNKKGDRYYIRFNFRTEQGLSNLTSVGVANASQDIDYYTRDLYNAIANKEYPSWRLEIDIMTQDGIKNLDFNPFDVTRLWKNGTYQTVEVGRLILNKNPDNFFKVSDVSAFNPASLVPGIPGPVDTLFKGRRLFYRSTQNYRLGINHNNVDVNMPFYAKTYTRDGVAPVNENMRDAPNYFPNSFSGPEAVVDESKPWKRLLVLDSNAVDLSQPKHFYNHVLTNVGQRQRLADVFAMQLATVTQPIQRRALKMLTLIDKDLGNRVRVGVRAAIANLASQQTRKPKQNY, from the exons ATGAACGGTGTTGTAACAACGTGCGTTCTTTTCTTTGTTTTCGTGTTAAATTATGGACTGTGCTGTGAGACTGGAAATGCCACTCTACAACCGGTGCAGCGTAAGATGTGCGAATTCAAGATCATGCACCcg aAACCGATAGGTGTTCTTACAACAACTGCAGGAAGGCCTGTGGAGGTGAGAGAAACAATCACTCTGAACTCTGATATCATAGCCAATGAATACCTGCTGGATTCTATGCTGCATTTCGTGCAAGAGAAAGTGCCAGAGCGAATGGTTCACGCGAAAGGCACAGCTGCATTTGGTTATTTCGAAGTGACACATGATATTTCTAAGTACACAAAAGCTGAAGTTTTTAACGGTGTCGGAAAGAAAACTCCATTAGTGGTTCGTATGTCAACAGCAATTCAAAGTCTTGGCGGCCCCGATGTATCGAGAGAGCTCAAAGGCATGGCCATAAAATTTTATACCAAAGAAGGTAATTTGGATCTGCTGTGCCTGCAAACACCCGTATACTTGTACAATGATCCGTTATTCTTCCAATCTCAAGTTCACGCATTCAAAAGAAATCCAGCTACCAATGTATTTGATAGAACCACCATATGGGATTTCTTGACAAAACGACCATCAGCATTCAACACCTTTTTTTGGACTCAGTCAGATTTTGGCATTCCAAGTTCGTACAGAAATATGGATGCCTTTCCAATACATACTTATGAAgttaataacaaaaaaggcgACAGATACTATATCAGATTTAACTTCAGAACCGAGCAGGGCTTGAGTAATCTGACAAGTGTAGGAGTGGCTAATGCAAGTCAAGATATAGATTATTACACTAGAGACTTGTACAACGCTATTGCTAATAAAGAATATCCGTCTTGGAGATTAGAAATAGATATAATGACACAGGATGGTATTAAAAATCTTGACTTCAATCCTTTTGACGTCACAAGATTGTGGAAAAATGGAACTTATCAGACTGTGGAAGTGGGACGtttgattttgaataagaaTCCCGATAATTTCTTCAAAGTAAGCGATGTGAGTGCGTTTAATCCGGCCAGTTTGGTGCCTGGTATTCCCGGGCCGGTCGATACACTATTCAAGGGCCGTAGGCTTTTCTACCGGTCCACCCAGAACTACCGCTTGGGAATCAACCATAATAATGTTGATGTAAATATGCCGTTTTACGCAAAGACTTACACGCGCGATGGCGTTGCGCCAGTGAATGAGAACATGCGAGATGCGCCAAATTATTTTCCGAATTCGTTTAGTGGGCCGGAGGCTGTTGTGGATGAGAGCAAGCCGTGGAAACGACTTTTGGTGTTGGACAGCAATGCGGTGGACTTGTCGCAGCCGAAGCACTTCTACAACCACGTGTTGACGAACGTCGGCCAGAGGCAACGTCTCGCCGATGTATTCGCGATGCAACTGGCGACAGTGACCCAACCAATTCAGCGCAGGGCGCTTAAAATGCTTACTCTAATTGATAAAGATCTAGGAAATCGTGTGCGAGTGGGTGTAAGAGCGGCGATAGCGAATCTCGCGTCACAACAAACTCGCAAACCTAAACAAAATTATTAG